In Silene latifolia isolate original U9 population chromosome X, ASM4854445v1, whole genome shotgun sequence, the following proteins share a genomic window:
- the LOC141622679 gene encoding uncharacterized protein LOC141622679, whose protein sequence is MDLTTPKYYHPTSPFPSSQEELEECKTKGNPFAETIISNEIDPICKLNLKETSEFVKSLPMSNSTNSTTQRRKSTEVFMNNNNSPNLRKLETPTTPGRPVFSFSVARKSIPSKWDDAEKWLVNGSSCHESPARHSVTNHHSISNHTHNFIFGSNKNVIKPRLSCDAAIAEKVSRFIQEKEEVISSSIAFNGLMLPADLPLKDKYTDEIEPFTPNFKYSEPTTEAFLFKSHKLQSDQMKDACTEMIPYKEVQHRDFGTEMTPLGSSTTSRCHTPFKSNSPARHNTPSSRSGLLALTAEPSAIDMAQLQECHFAKLQIGSTPFDSVTTNWSSREEEEEEISKSLRHFELGRRSVSVSESRASVWEEEEKTKSCLRYRREEAKIQAWINLQTAKAEAQSKKLEVKIQKMRSNLEEKLMKRMAIVERKAEEWREAAQVEHSEQIRKATERAQKLKLNKHIQNSHLSSHIVSCGCFPCTSNH, encoded by the exons atggATCTCACCACCCCAAAATACTATCATCCCACATCTCCATTTCCTTCATCCCAAGAA GAATTAGAAGAATGCAAAACCAAAGGAAACCCATTTGCAGAAACAATAATTAGTAATGAAATAGACCCAATTTGCAAGCTTAATCTCAAAGAAACTTCAGAATTTGTCAAATCATTACCAATGAGCAATTCTACTAATTCAACAACTCAAAGAAGAAAATCAACAGAAGTTTTtatgaataataataattctcCAAATTTACGAAAACTGGAAACACCAACAACACCAGGAAGACCAGTATTCAGTTTCAGTGTTGCAAGAAAAAGTATTCCATCAAAATGGGATGATGCTGAAAAATGGCTGGTTAATGGTTCATCATGTCATGAATCTCCTGCTCGTCATTCCGTCACTAATCATCACTCTATCAGTAATCATACTCATAATTTTATATTTGGTAgtaataaaaatgtaattaagCCAAGATTAAGTTGTGATGCTGCAATTGCTGAAAAAGTGTCTAGGTTTATTCAGGAAAAAGAAGAAGTAATTAGTTCAAGTATTGCTTTCAATGGACTTATGCTTCCTGCTGATTTGCCTTTAAAAG ATAAATACACAGATGAAATCGAACCATTTACACCGAATTTTAAGTATTCGGAACCTACCACAGAGGCATTTTTGTtcaaaagccataaacttcaaagtGATCAAATGAAAGACGCTTGCACCGAAATGATCCCATATAAGGAGGTACAACATAGAGACTTCGGCACTGAAATGACACCATTAGGAAGCTCAACAACATCAAGATGTCACACGCCCTTCAAAAGCAACTCACCTGCCCGCCACAACACGCCGTCCAGCCGGTCTGGACTGCTGGCATTGACGGCCGAACCAAGCGCAATTGACATGGCTCAGCTGCAAGAGTGTCATTTTGCTAAGCTTCAAATTGGGTCAACTCCATTTGACTCGGTTACTACTAATTGGAGTTCtagagaggaggaggaagaggagataTCCAAGAGTTTACGACATTTTGAACTTGGAAGGAGGAGTGTTTCTGTTTCCGAGTCTAGAGCTTCTGTTTGGGAAGAAGAGGAGAAAACCAAGTCTTGTCTCAG GTATCGAAGAGAAGAAGCCAAAATTCAAGCTTGGATAAATCTTCAAACTGCCAAAGCAGAAGCTCAATCAAAAAAACTTGAG GTAAAAATACAGAAGATGAGATCAAATTTAGAAGAAAAATTGATGAAAAGAATGGCAATAGTAGAAAGAAAAGCAGAGGAATGGAGAGAAGCAGCACAAGTTGAGCATTCTGAACAAATCCGAAAGGCAACTGAACGAGCTCAGAAACTTAAATTAAACAAACACATCCAAAATTCTCATTTATCTTCTCACATTGTTTCATGTGGCTGTTTCCCTTGTACTTCTAATCACTAA
- the LOC141622683 gene encoding uncharacterized protein LOC141622683, which produces MASQISFSPHMIIVQQSDHLKKSVFGMSIFRKNQLPVKKAAKLQIRSSIRHQVFEDHATGVICYKDDSGEIICEGLDEGPRLLQPRPATQYPYRDGDMVDRLQQRWLQIIDGQSTSRAFFMGLIHYYIDLNQKL; this is translated from the exons ATGGCATCACAAATTTCCTTTTCACCCCATATGATAATAGTTCAGCAATCTGATCATCTTAAGAAATCTGTTTTCGGCATGTCGATATTTAGGAAAAATCAGCTTCCTGTCAAGAAAGCAGCCAAACTACAGATCAGATCCTCCATCAGACACCAG GTTTTTGAAGATCATGCAACAGGCGTAATCTGCTACAAGGATGACAGCGGGGAGATCATATGTGAAGGGCTAGATGAGGGTCCTCGACTTCTTCAGCCGCGTCCTGCAACACAATATCCTTATAG GGATGGTGATATGGTCGATCGCCTTCAACAGAGATGGTTGCAAATTATTGATGGACAATCAACAAGCAGAGCCTTTTTTATGGGTTTAATACATTATTACATTGACCTTAATCAGAAACTTTAA